One Scylla paramamosain isolate STU-SP2022 chromosome 7, ASM3559412v1, whole genome shotgun sequence DNA window includes the following coding sequences:
- the LOC135102476 gene encoding uncharacterized WD repeat-containing protein alr3466-like, whose protein sequence is MEGRSLAPTHFHCHTYKHSQTREDIDEECMLILVVTLALDFVNVEVIFYKRFSDISSRNNGKCVKTLKGHSNYVFCCNFNPQSNLIVSGSFDESVRIWDVKTGKCLKTLPAHSDPVSAVNFNRDGTLIVSSSYDGLCRIWDTTSGQCLKTLIDDDNPPVSFVKFSPNGKYILAATLDNTLKLWDYSKGKCLKTYTGHKNEKYCIFANFSVTGGKVSATVLVTGGKWIVSGSEDNYIYIWNLQTKEIVQKLEGHSVSSQVHPAAILQPPGQGDAVGYGRIFWQLPLRRCRRLQQQTPAATPPAAAPSCPYAAPHHPAALTAPPPPRGTLQLALATGQQSLPVADAPPRNFCRPLQFPAVTWSPPTGLVPPPSTALHWGLPTVHRPGLTLSSVDYLQCGAKDNVQFVQW, encoded by the exons ATGGAGGGCAGAAGTCTTGCACCCACTCACTTTCACTGTCACACCTACAAGCATTCCCAGACCA GAGAGGACATAGATGAGGAGTGCATGCTCATCTTAGTAGTGACACTTGCCTtagattttgttaatgttgaggTCATTTTTTACAAAAGGTTCTCAGATATATCCTCTAGGAATAAT ggaaaatgtgtaaaaacactgaaaggacacagTAATTATGTGTTCTGTTGCAACTTCAATCCCCAGTCAAATCTCATTGTTTCAGGCTCT TTTGATGAGAGTGTACGAATATGGGATGTCAAGACAGGCAAATGTCTGAAAACCCTACCTGCACATTCTGATCCAGTCAGTGCTGTTAACTTCAATCGGGATGGAACCCTAATAGTGTCCAGCAGCTATGACGGTTTATG tcGAATTTGGGACACCACCTCTGGCCAGTGTCTAAAAACTCTAATAGATGATGACAATCCTCCAGTATCCTTTGTGAAATTCTCTCCTAATGGCAAATATATTCTTGCTGCTACTCTTGACAACACCCTAAAGTTATGGGATTACAGTAAAGGAAAATGCTTGAAAACTTACACTGGccataaaaatgagaaatattGTATCTTTGCAAATTTCTCAGTGACTGGAGGAAAGGTGAGTGCTACAGTGTTAGTGACTGGAGGAAAG tggATTGTTTCTGGTTCAGAAGACaactatatctatatatggaaCCTGCAAACCAAAGAAATTGTGCAGAAGCTTGAAGGTCATTCAG tGAGCAGCCAAGTCCACCCTGCTGCTATCCTCCAACCACCTGGCCAAGGCGACGCGGTCGGCTACGGGCGAATCTTCTGGCAGCTGCCCCTTCGCcggtgtcgccgcctccagcagcagacccCGGCCGCCACCCCGCCGGCCGCCGCCCCCAGCTGCCCGTATGCCGCCCCCCACCACCCAGCCGCCCTCAcggcgcccccccccccccgcggcACTCTTCAGCTGGCCCTCGCCACTGGccagcagtctctcccagtcgcggacgctcctccacgtaacttctgccggcccctccagtttcctgctgttacctggagccctcccactggcctcgtcccgcctccatctacagctcttcattggggattacctacggtccatcgcccaggattaacactgtcatccgtggattacttacagtgcggtgccaaggataacgtacagttcgttcagtggtga